The sequence below is a genomic window from Nicotiana tomentosiformis chromosome 6, ASM39032v3, whole genome shotgun sequence.
aaaaaatataccaGGGCCTCGTGCCGCCCGacgtatggaacgtaccgaccgccagCTTGATGAATGGGATTCCCGACAAAAAGTCGGGTAACGCGGCGGTACCAGGGCATATAGAGCTGAATAGTCTCCGTCTGGATCTGTGAAGGGGGAGCGGGGAATTAGGTCAGCTCGGCCGTCCCAAGTATGAACCTGTGCCTCTAGCCATGCTACATATGCGTCGTccaccctggaacgatcatcccgctgatAATGTGTGGCCTCCCATGTAGGCCCCCTCGGTATATACTGCGGACGGCCAAACTGGCGAAGTACCCGCTCCGTGGCATGATACTCTACAATATCGAGGCACATGAGCGGGATGGAAGTGCTCCAAATCAGTTGGCCggccgagcaataatcgggcaggcCACCTATCAAGTCGTCGCTGTATGGCGTCCAGATGAACTATCAAATAACAACAGAAAACGTGAGTATGCGCAACACATGTGAAGCTATACCAAGTAAGTTTAGGTACACATTTACCTATGTGCCCTCCAGCATATCCAACACATTCCTGCAAAGGGGGAGATTATGCCGAGCCTCATAATCTCGTACATATCCACGCCGGAGAACCCAtctcctagctagagggagagAAACGGAGGTGGTATATCCGGAGgtaatggtggtagaggtggctgcaactgcaggaaccgctcccaggcccaaacctaacatacaaagttgATGTAAAGTTTAAGAAAATTTTTGACTAGATAGAATTGGAAGGAATGAAcagagtattcgaatatgttgtCACCTGTAGAAGCGGCAAAAATCCACATGCGTCAtgctgggtgcccatgctcgcccagCACAGATGCCTGTACAAGTAGGTGAGAACAGCAACACCCCAGCtgtactggggtaaatcatctagcagctgaagatgatgaagaaatcgcaagctgactaggttccccgaagtgttcgggaacaagaccCCCCCAAACAGAAGGAGCAGCAACAACCTCGTATACCGGTGAATATGCAGATCATCTCTCTCCCCGGTGATATCGGGGTGCAATATCTCCAAATGCTGTCGAATAGCTGTCAAACTCATGCGACTGGCCCCTGAGTGTGCAGTCTCATCCTGTGGCCTGAAACCAGTAAGCTGCTGCAGCATATCCAAATACTGCCCACGCGTCATCTCTTTCATGGCCTGAGGCAGTGTAATGGGCAGTCCATCAACAGACATCCCATATAAAACCTCAACGTCCTGCAGCGTGATGGTGGCCTTGCTAATGGGCAGGTGAAAAGTGtacgtctccggtcgccaccactctatcagggccgtgatcaaAGACCAGTCGAGCTGCAGCCGCCCGATCTCCAAAATTCTGTAGAAGCCCGTATCCCTCAGGCGCTGGACTACACGGGGATGGATATCTCTGTCCTTCATAAAATCTCACATGCCGTCCACTCTCCTAGCGCGGAGAGTTTGggccagtaactctccctcccataCGTAGGTGTacctatgatcgccctgtaacactaatagctcatcggagacaggtccgggatgcataggCGGCACGTCTATTTCGTatactgtaaattaaacaacattaattgtatgtttgatctgtaaattatataattatttttataattatacaatatttaattggaccaAGCTATTTAATTGGTCCGGgatccaggctcgatatttgatgcccagtaggaccaagctatcctgagtttttgtgtgtgtcaattttattattttcgtaattttgtatgtttgttttgtaaattaaataattaatttttatcatatttaattggacagagtatatacatatgggtttcaggctcgatatttgagtcccagtaggaccaagctatcctgagttcttgtgtgtgtcaattttattattttcgtaattttgtatgtttgttttgtaaaataaataaataatttttattatatttaattagacagagtatatacctatgggttccagactCGATATTTGATGCCCAGTTgtaccaagctatcctgaattcttgtgtgtgtcaattttaatatttttataattttgtatatttattttgtaaattaaataattaatttttatcatatttaattggacagagtatatacctatgggttccaggctcgatatttaaggcccagtagcaccaagttatcctgaattcttgtgtgtgtcaattttaatattttcataattttgtatgtttgttttgtaaattaaataattaattttatcatatttaattggacagagtttgtgtttgatctatAAGTATAAAAGATACTTAAACTACATAAATTCTACGCTAAAAGGCTCtatattttactacgctaaaagagcactagtctttaagcaaataaataatctaaactagataaaaacaataaatatattttaatcacaaaacaaatacaaaacactaatatcttagtccggataaaaataacacactagtttaatcgcaaaaataatacaaaacaacatgaAAACACATTCAAAATAACTAATATGCATTATTATACGAGTTTCGACataaactaaatcggaatacctcgatttatgttTTTCGGAAAGTCGATGATTTGAAAATTTGAGCCGGAAACGAGAAAACCACAACAATAGAAGGCTTGGCTAGGATGTGGGACATACAATCTTATCTTTTTGTGTGACGGGTGGGGTCCACTACAATTTTTTAGAAGaaatttttttgggggggggggggggaggtgagATGGGGGCTCTGGTTCGAGTGTGGGGAAGAAGGAGGGGGACTGTTTatttatgtatgtatgtatagcgcggtatataactgCGCTATACATATAGAGTGCGtttatataccgcgctatgcaTAACTGTCTTATCAGCCCTGTATAGCGCggtttaaaagagcgttatatatatatatatatatatatatatatatatatatatatatataaaacatgcATTTACTGTACTATCTTTCTCCAATAACGTGGCAACTAAAGGTGACATTTTATAAAAAGATAATGTAGTACTCTTACTAAATTCTAGAGTTATTCTTAAGTTGTGTCTATAGAATGAGGGGTCATTTGGTACGCCTGGAAAAATTGTGGTGCtaaatttatacaatatttgattGATGTTATATCGTCAATCAAACATAGTATAAATTTAGTTCCAGACTTAATCCTGAATATCCTATCAAACTTGGTATTATTTTATTCCACCTCCCAGGTGAAATAAATTAGTCAAGAGATTATAATCTCAAGACTATAATCCCGAAATAATTTAGTCCGCATACCAAACGACCCTGATCGTTTATATTTAGACTTTAGCGGGGTGAGCGACCGAGGCATCTTTTTAAGGTATAGAAGTACAATATATGATCATGAAActtaattgagaatttaagacCGATTTACAAGTGGAAGGTCAAGTAATATGCGAATGTATATATAAGTTATGTTACGTAAGTATAGTATGTTACGTACGTAGAGTGATAATGCAACATGTAGAATTCACTAATAGTGAAGATAATGTAGAGTATGGGTAAACAGGAGTCATTACGTAGAAAGTGTTGAATCTATTTCTAGGCTCCTCTCTTTCTTCTCTAGATCTCTAAACTTCATGTCAGAGTAGATagaatttaaattaattttaatttgTTAAGTTTGTTACTGCTTGTCCAAAGTTATTTCAGATCCTCATTAATAAGAGAACTCAAAATTTAAAGGGTTTTGGATCTTCGACGTTTTGATCagttaaaaagaagaagaaaaagacaaAATAAAAGCAAAATCACTTGAAAATATAATGAAGGCCATTTCAGTGATCAAATTGTCAAATTCTCACTAATTTGAAAGATCAGACATACCTTGGactgacaagagtgggttgctatAGTGGTGAGCATCCTTCACTTTCAATCAAGAGGTTATGAGTTGAAGTCATCCAAGAGCAAggtgagagttcttggagggagggagccgagggtctatcggaaacagcctctctatcccaaggtaagggtaaggttcgcgtacacactaccctttccAGATCTTATTAgtaagattatactgggttgttgttgttattgtagacgAACGTTGGGCTACATGGCAAATATTGATGAGCCCTTTTGACCAAAATTTTCAGTTTGGCTTTGCGTATATGTTTAGACAAAATAGAAGTGGGTGAAAGGATGATAATCAAGGATGCACATAGTACAAATCTTTATATGTACCCTATGCAATAGTCAGTAGATATTGTTTGCGATCGTTTTACTGTATTTTCACACCTCGAGAAAAGGACAATTATTATATGAATGCACGTCACAAGAAAAGGACCAAATTTATCCGGCTTTCACCCACAAAATAATATCTTTATAATTTTACCTGGAGAACTAATAGTCTCCTTTGGAGAAATGGTACACTATTACTATGTATTATCAGTCATATGCAACCATATTCCGAGGGATATATCGAAGTAAATACTGAAGTAATGTTGAGGAGTTAGCTTAATAGAGAAAATGTCACATCAAACatttataacttaaataattaaataaactgGAACTCCTTGAAAATTGTACTAAATTATATAGATAATAGAAATTGGCAATTAGTCACTTCTCGTACCGCTAATCTTTTAGCCACAATTTCAAAACTATTAAGTGTTTAGTCAATCATTAATGCGGAAAAATTATTTAGACAAAAATATCCTTACCTAATATAAGGCAAAACTCTAATTCGTTGAAGTTTGATGCTTTTACAAGTGAAACTCTATCACACTATGTTGGAGTTTAAAATTTCTCTACAGGTGCAATTCCAGCATAGTTTACTAGAGATCAAAACTTTTAGAGGTGAAACTTCATCGTACTATGCAGGAGTTTCAATCCATTTTTTGTTTAAAAAACGGCTGTAATCATTTTTGCAAggcttgttggaactccagcataaaATTTCAACTTGTTGAAGAAACTCCTGAAAATTATCCTTGAGTACAAAGAAATACGATGGGCAAAATCATATCCATTTCACATTGTCACACGCACCAATTTTAAAACACATAAAAGTTCAACAACTTCACGAATCGTTCATGGAGTTTCAAACTTCGGAAACTTTTCTAATTCCAACACATACTTGTCAAAGTTTCGAATTCCAAAATCGTATGTTGGGATTGTTTCATGTTTTAGCTAGGAATATTTAACAGATattatttttgccttaaaaatgactacttttttttttttttttttttttttaaacatttAAAATGATAGCTAAACTTTAATTGCCGGCTCAAAAACTTATCATTCCACCCAATTTTTTCTATTTCATTGGGGATCCAAGACGCATCGGCCCGTAATCTATTttgccttctttttttttttttctaaaaatgcTCAGGAGATTTTGAAGTGTTGGAATGGTATAGAACTCATTTTAAACATCTTTATGAAACTATTAATTCCGACATTGACTTTGTGGATGAACAATTAAAGATGCGACTTTTGTGATTTTTCGGGGGGTGGGGGGCAAGAAACTATAAGAGCTCCAAATTACAAGCTGAAGTTTCTGATTAAGAAATAGATAAGAACCCATACATATATGATATAACTGTATACTCCcttcgttcacttttacttgttcgCTATACTAAATTAAAATACGAAAAGATTTTAAAAATGCTATCACTATTATGGATAAAATTTTCCAAGAACCGATTTTACCCATATCATTAACTATTCATTTCCCAAGACTTTTAAAAATGCTATCATTATTAtgggtaaaattataaaatacgaaAAGATTTTTCTACCACACTCGTTTTGGCCACAATGGCCCAAATGGGATTACTAGTGTAAAATCACACTCAAATTAGGGTTTCTCCGCTAATTCTATGCCAAAACTACCCTTCCGTTAGGGTTTGAAACTCTCTTCTTGTTTCTCTCTCATCTATCGAATGCTTGTCTTCCCAATACATGGATAAGATCAAGCATGCATACTCTCTTTCTCATAAACATTTAACATCATGTATTTTTCATCTTATTTTTGTACTATACTCGTATATATTTGATATCTCTTCATCTATATACATATACTTGATTGTGTATTTCGTATATCTTTTGTATAATAAGGTCTTCAAAGCCCTTATATTTAAACAACCCTAGACGGTCGAACACAAAGCCCTAAGGTATACTTTATCCCTCTTCAAAGCCCTAATATTTAAACAAACCTAATACTTGATTATTTCTTCATCTCTTATTCTCCTACGTTCTTCGAAGTGTGAGTGAATAGATTAAGGAATCTACAATGGTGCAGTCGAAGAAGAATAATGCTTCGAAAATATATGTTGTATTTTCTAATAAAAGGCCAGGAATATACTACTCATGGAGTGAGTGTTCTCCTATAGTTATCGGGGTTAAGCGTAGCATCTTTCAGTCTTTCAAATCTCATGATGCGGCCATAACTGTGTTCAACGAATTTGACAAATCAATTGAAGGTAAAAAAATTCTCAAATTAATGGTGTTTGTTGTATTTTGTGGTAAGAAGCTGAGATTATACAAATGTTGGTCTGAGTGTGTTAATATGATTGTTCGTATCGAGGGTAGCTGCTTCCAAGCTTTTCAATGTTATGATGAAGCCTTATAAGCCTTCAACAAATTTCAAACAAGTTGTTCATGGGAAGAGCCATCTTCAAGCTCGGCTGTTGAAGAAAGTGTAGAAGTGGTGACAAATAAAAATGCAGCAAGTGCTATTTCATCTGCTATATTAGCTGGAATATTTATTGGGAAGAAGTTATCAGAAAATGCTGCAAACTGATTATGTCAATTATATTTCTTATTTTCTCCTATATTAGAAAAGTGTTTGCTATAAGTTTGGTGTGCAAGAGATGTACACTTTATTTTGCATTTTGATTATCAAGTTTTGTATGAAGTTAGCCATGATTATTTCGAGTTTACTTTATTCATTATGAAGTTTATGACTTCTTTAGCATTCCTGTTTCAGGCAAATTCTTCCAAGGAAAAAATCTGTATTTTATACATTTTGTATTAATTTGCATTTCGTTAGTGTTGTACATGCATTGTATTTCAATCTATGCTTTACAATGTAAAAAGCGTATTGTAAGATTAAAATATTACACGATTGGTATCAAATTGGGTACAATACAGTATTTCTTAATGTAAAGACCCGGTCGATTATTTTGAATATTACAGTTCCGTTCtctcatttactactcaatttatgctttatagttattatgtgacttgtcggggtaattggttcgggtccggtaaggttttggaatgaattggaacacttagttccaaggtttagaacttaagttgaaatagttgacagaatattgacttatatataaacgaccccggaatagagtttttgataattctaatagctccgtatggtaattttggacttaggagcgtgtccaaaaaattatttggaagtccgtagttaaattaggcttgaaatggctagaatagaaatttaagtttggaagtttgactggggagttgactttttgatatcagggtcgaaatccggttttgaaaattgaaataggtccgttatatcatttatgacttgtgtgcaaaatttgaggtcaatcggacttaatttgataggtttcgacatcagatatagaaattagaattttttagttttattaggcttgaattgggatatgattcgtatttatagcattgtttgatgtgatttgaagtttctaataagttcgtataatattttaggacttgttggtgtatttggttgaggtcccggggg
It includes:
- the LOC138894832 gene encoding serine/threonine-protein phosphatase 7 long form homolog, with the protein product MKDRDIHPRVVQRLRDTGFYRILEIGRLQLDWSLITALIEWWRPETYTFHLPISKATITLQDVEVLYGMSVDGLPITLPQAMKEMTRGQYLDMLQQLTGFRPQDETAHSGASRMSLTAIRQHLEILHPDITGERDDLHIHRYTRLLLLLLFGGVLFPNTSGNLVSLRFLHHLQLLDDLPQYSWGVAVLTYLYRHLCWASMGTQHDACGFLPLLQAIGLHIVYQIGLQMQQHADEGAAALHDYGRQVAEVAARTLQRARED